caaaattcaatttgaaatgtcaaatttgaaaattaaaatgcatttccagaaatgcattttcattttcaagaacgtggctgcaaaatcgtgaccacaattcaaattcagatgcatttccagaaatgcattttcattttaagaacgtggctgcaaaatcgtgatcacaattcaaattcaaatgcatttccagaaatgcattttcattttaagaacgtggctgtaaaatcgtgaccacaattcaaattcaaatgcatttgcagaaatgctaaatgaacgaaaaagcattctgagcggcgcagcagagtgacgtcagtagccgctcttcttcagctccctgctgaccgagctacccatcttgttcggtagggggcggtgtgcacatctgcattgcattacattgcaaatgtgccgggaaattgattgaattgccgggtctttagagcagcgttccccaaccggtgcccaccggtccgcggaccggtaccggtccgtgggtcatttcgtaccgggccgcacaaaaaagaattaataacattatttccttttaattgattatcagagtctgaaagacgttttattctccgcgggcctttgcaatcaatgcagccacattcttaaaatgcaaatgcatttgcatttgaattttggtaacgatttgcttccataacaaaaacagtttcttcccttctgctgttggcctcttcaacaaggccaagggttcacacttacttcatgactcaatgcccttaaaacacactgctttttgcacagCACAATACAATCTTttacttgtaatcctacttCTATTAGtaatattattgtagaatcttgttttagtaaatttgggtcattatttgacttgctatttttactttgtctaggtcagagttggcgaactctgatagcgtacaagaactctggtcgcgtgaagtatttaaacaaatatgtaaaacaaactgtattcttgatctgaggcaaaggatctgttaacagagaatacggcccatactcttgacctggggaaaggatctgttaacagagtgtatggttttatatatacagaccaggggtgaaccaaatgtatatgttacttttaagatgcatgtttaaagttgttttctctcttgaacagagatcttattgggatttttatttttgtttgaattgtttatcacttgtattattgtttttattgtttttatgtaaagcaccttgagctacatttcttgtatgaaatgtgctatataaataaagtcttacttacttacttacttaccatttgtattttttgtaatatttgtattttttgtatttttattttgtaaattactgcaacttataatttattttattgtatagtttatctacatataattccacttagtattgctagttatgtacccttagtatagttagtcctcatatttaaatgtatgtttaatgtttgcaccttcctgccaaagcaaattccttgtctgtgcaaactttcatggcgaataaaacccattctgattctgattgtctgtgcaaactttcatggcgaataaatcccattctgattcagaTTATATACAGATGTGAGATGTGAGAGAGTaggtgtacacaaacacatacatcttTCTCTTGTTTTGCCAGCCTTCAAATGTGGCCGTCCCTTTCACGGTTGCAAAAGCATGTTCCAAAACCTTAGCCGCTAGATCAAATCAtaattattcatttagcatatgCTTCCGGACTAAAACTAAAACAGGACTAAGTGACTAAAACAAGGTCAGCAGTTGAACTAACGTCCGAGGACTTGACGTCACTCGATTCCTTCAATCTCTTGATACAGTCGCTATACCATGAAGTGACCAGCAGGTGTCCCTATATGGAGAAGATGTACCAAACGCTTCGAAAAATAGAtacttttttgacacaattgttTCAAATTGCTCGTTGCTTCGGAAAGCTTCGTTTCCTCCACTAGCTACAGCCTAACGATTTTTTGAAGGTATGCGCACTTCCGTCGGTGCCGTGGTGAATGCAGGATCTTGTGTCCAATTTGTACTTGTAGGTTAGCTCACGAAGCGAGAGCAGCAATTAGCCAATAGGAAGAGTGAACCTGTGTATAAAGATGTGTTTCCGGACGTTTGTTAGTAATTGCGGGTTTGAACTCTCCTAATGTGGCGCTGGATGCTTGTCTTTACTGAACAGACAACTTAATCTCAACATGCTGTGCTTAGCTTTAGTCATCTTAACTATGCTGTTGCAAACTGCGACGTCGCGCCAGTTAAACGAAGAGTAAGTTGATTTACTGCGGTTCCAAACACTAATAGAAACATCAAGTGTGCGGGCGAAATTCACTACCAATGTTAAAAGTAGGCCTATGCGATTTTGACCCCTCAATAGTTTTGCTGTGCATTAATGTCTTGGTTTGTTCCGACGATCCTTGCCTTATTGACTAAAAATAATAACCATTCCAAATTGATATAACATAGCCGATAATCTGTAATTGAGGCGAATCCATCGCATGTTTTCACCAACATGCAGCATCCACCAGAGGAATAATTAAGGTAAACTAGGGTAGAAGATTTGCAACAGTAAAACCTGGCGCTAAATACAAATTTAGGCCTACCTTCGAACTTGGAGCGCTCAATGCTTGCGCCTTTACATTTTGCACGCACACTTTCGGCTGTCTAAAAGTCAAATTTGCatcaaaaatattttcaagCAAGGCCACGCGCATGGCTCCCCCGAGTGACACTTACTATGTACTAATTGGACCAGATCTTCCATCCGTGTTACAGCAAGAAATCCCCCAATTCTACTGAGCTAGCTTGGAATTGGTTATGTGCTATGGTGAGCAACTATAGGCAGTCCTGATCATgtatctccctcccctctgcagtGTCTACTTGGTGACTATGAGCTCCCAGGTGGTGGGTGGGAGTATGGAGAGCCTGTGTGCCCATATTCACAACCCCTCGGAGCCGCTTTCCTTGAGGGTGATCCTTCAGCTGGTGCAGGGACAGCCTGCCATGCTGCTGGAGAAGACTGGAATCAATAATGACTTTTATAGCTGCATCTCCTTTAGGGTGTGtttataatgtatttatttttggccTGTCCTTGTCTTCCCTCATACAGTTCACATGTAAACATTCTTGTTTAGGTGAACTGCATTTTGTTATCGCAGGAGTTTGGTATAGGCCACAAGAGAAGTCATACTTGTACCTTTTCTGAGAACTCCACACTTTGCTGAGGTATCCACATTTCAGGCTTTTCACCAGCGACTCTGCCAAATCTAGATTTGAAATGTTTTCCAGGTACCTCTTGTGGTCCTTGACACAGTGGCCACCCTCAGTGTCTCTGTGACAGGAGGGGTGGAATCAATGCTCAAGGATACCAAGATCCTCATTAGACCGGCCAGCTTGATCACCCTTGTCCAGACAGACAAGCCCATCTACAAACCTGGCCAGAAGGGTAGGTCATATTGCCATTGAGACCCTTCTGACAAGCATTCCCCTCTGCTGTTGAAGTCACATTGCTCTGTATGGTGTGTAAAACACCAAGTTGCGTGGCGTAAAGATGGCTAGTCTATGCCACACCTGCGCTAGTCTTCAATCAAGTGTACTTGCTTTATCGTAGTCCTGTAATTGTTTGTCTTGTTTACAGTTCTGTTTCGAGTCGTCTCACTAACTTCCGGTTTTGGGTCGTATGACCAGATGGTGAGCTACTTCCTGTGACTGGAATACTGTTGCTCTGTTTTGTGTAGCTAGAGGAGGAAGGATGACCAGATTTCAAACTTCTagtttcagtgtttgtgtgggggactTGTGGATTAAAGTTTAGACTAGGACCCAGAAGAAGAGGTATAGAGGGTAACGGTTACATGAAGGGGAAATATCTTTCACAAGAGACTCAACATTGctttccttttcccccccccagTATAAAACTGTGGAGATTCAGGTAAGACTACTTAATATCTAACTAACCTTAAAAACCTCATGGATGCCATGGTCTAGGCAGCAAACGCTTGTCTGAATTGATTCGATTTGAGTTCTGACGCTTTATGCATTTCTGATTGGCACTCAGGATCCTAACTCCAACCGTATCGCTCAGTGGCTGAACCAGCCAACAGTCAGTGCTATCCTcgacctctctcaccccacaACCCCAGAGGCCGCTCAGGGCCGTTACACCATCACCATCTGGAACGAGAGGGACGAGCAGACCTCCACTGGCTTCGACCTCAAAGAATATGGTCAGTATGGCCCTTATCTGTGTATCGGAATGTCCGTGCCAGGATCAGGCCCTTGGTGCTGCAATGTAACGCTGGTCGTCTGTCATTCCAGTTCTGCCCAAGTACGAGGTCACAGTGTCTCTGCCCAGCGTCATCACTATCCAAGACACTGAGGTCACACTGAGGGTGTGTGGAAAGTAAGTTCTACAGCAACCGTGGTCACATGACTCCCTTTCAGTCCCATTTTAAAGTATTCCATCAGCGTTAAGCCAAGTCTGTTTGCTGGTCCTCAGGTACACGTATGGGAAGCCAGTCCTGGGCTCTGTGACGGTTAAGGTCTGCAGGAAGTCTTTCGAATTCTTTCGCAGGCCCGGTGGCGGAGGCTCCGACATCTGCGAGAAGTATAACATGGCTGTGTCTGGCCCGACTGGCTGTGCAGCACAAGTAGTGAATGTGATTTCATTCGGGGTGTCCCAGTGGGGATATCAAGACCTCTTCGAGGTGCAGGCTGAGATTGAGGAGAGTGGGACAGgtaagatggagggggaggagtaaagGGCCTCGTACAAGTTGATGAAATGGTACAGCCGGGTAATGGTGAGCTGTCCCTGCAGGGGTTGTCTTGAAGGGCAGTGGCAGTGCCACGTTCACCAGCGTCATCCGACAGGTCACGTTTGAAGATGTCTCTGCTTATTACAAGCCTGGCGTCTCCTACCAGGGCAAGGTGACCACTCGAACATCAGCCATAGAGCTCTGGAGCTTGTAATGAATTTGTGACACTTATGgtttagagcagtggttctcgaccctggtcctcagggagtccttgtcctgcatgttttcgatgtttccctgctccaacacacctgattagaATAAATGggttatctagctctgtagaagcctggtaacgagcAAGCATTTGAATCagatgtgttggagccaagaaacattTTAAAACGTGCAGGGCttggggtccctgaggaccaggatttggAACCACTGGTTTAGAAGGTCAAATATTCCTGCTCATTCTATGCTCTGGAAGTTTTATGTATACTGTTAGAAACTGCAAATGTCTATTCTGAGGTAATTTTGAGCAGACTGCTCTGGTGTAGCTGTAGTGCAGTAATCTTATCTGTGGCTTTCCAGATCAAGATGATGAGACCAGATTCCTCTCCTGCTGCCAACGAGCCGGTCTTCTTGTTCCTGACTGGTGGTGGGCCTTTGGTTAACTGGACCCTGACAACAGACAGCAATGGCATTGTCGTCTTCTCTCTGGTCACCACCTTGTGGACGGACAGTGTATCTCTACAGGTCTGCCTTCTCCATGAAAGAGAAAcgggttcttttttttttttttcttcacttaAACTCCCACACTGTACCACGTCTCTTAGGCTCGCTCTAGGCTGGAAGAAGTGGACTTCCTTTCTGGACAGGAACGCAAGCCTGAATACACCCAGGCCTACCACTACATCACAGCCTTCTACTCCAAGAGCAAgagctctgtgtctctccagtaTGCCAACCAGATCTTCTCCTGTGAGGCTAATGCTGCCATACTCGCCACCTACATTATCAAGGGGAACGAATGGAATGCAAGTCGAAGGACTCTGGACTTCTTTTACATGGTGAGATGCTAGATGAGAACATTTTGGGGCTAAAACGGGGAAATGTTTCAACTTCCTGACTTGTCTCCATCGTGTCACATCAACTCAAAGCAAGCCAATCAGAAATGGGAGTTCATAGCCAGCCTGTGCTTGTGATTCATCAATGTCAAAGATGTGTCTTGACTAATGGCAAGTAAAGGGCAAAGCGTGTTCTGCTGTTACAGCATGAGGTTGTGCTCTGCAGGTGATGTCCAGAGGCAGTGTGCTGCGACATGGGCGTATCTCAGTGTCACTGATGGAGGACTCAGGTACAGTCGTGGAATCAGTCACTTCTACCATcagatgacctcacttcctACAAGATGACCGTACTTCTGTTATGTCTTAGACAACCAAGGGGATTTGCTTGTGCCGCTTCGGAACGTGGCCGAACTTGCCCCGGTTGCACAGGTGGTTGTGTACGCCATCATGCCCAGTGGAGTGATAGTGGCCGACAGCCTGGACTTCCCCGTACAGCTCTGCCTCAAGAACAAGGTTGGCTTGTCTCAGTCACTGCCTGTGCATGTAGGACTAGGTCTTTTCCATAGATGTCTTATTTGTTTTATTGTCCAGGGCAACCAAACTTTGTACAACTCTTTTTGGGTTTGCAATGGCAGGGTTTCACAAATGCCCACATCACCCGTTTCACCGAAACCCCTTGAAAGGAGGCTCAAATAGAAGAATCCTTGCGAGGAGCTATTCAGTGAGGGGTCCACTCTACCAAAGATGTACATGTCAAACATCCGCATCTCTTTCTGTCATGCTTTTTAGTTTTTACCAAGCCCCCTGACAATGACTTGTATTTAaatgatgtttttttttggtcttGTTGGGCACATCAGTACATGCAGTTAGTCAGCTCAGCCAATATTTGTAGTTGGCTTCAACCTTTTGTCAACCGAGAATCCAAACATGTCCATCAATCATTTCCCGTGTGTATATACATGGTCACAGTGCATGTGTTGTGTATTTGGCATGCTTGGTGTTTATCTGCCTTGTGTGCAGGTGTCTCTGCAGTTTGCGTCGCCCCAGGAGCTGCCTGGAGAGGGAACGTCCCTGAGGCTGACTGCTCATCCCGGGTCCCTCTGTTCCGTCAGGGCCATCGACCAGTCTGTcctgctgctgcagcctgaAGAGGAGCTCAGCGTCAAATCTGTACCCTACCGCTCCCATCTgaccacacactctgaacagggCTTGAAATTGCGACCCTTTTTAAAATTTCTTTACAAAATGCTTGCTAATTAGCCTCGCTATTATGTGGCTGCTGTGAGTTGCAGGTGACCAGTACACCGTTTTATCCAACGTTACATAACCAATTAAACTTCCATCTTTACGTTCTAAACCTTGATGCATAGATTTTAGATGGGAAGACATTTTAGTTTTGGGCGCTCCTGAATCTTTGCTTGTGCTCCTAACTTTTTATGAAGTTTGGAGCACCAGTGCCATCACGTAAAGTTCATTTCAAGCCCTGCTGAACACAATCTCAACACAAGTTCCCGCTCGTACACAGTTGTTCCAGTGATCTGTTTTGTGTATGCAGGTGTATCGTCTACTCCCAGTCCAAAAGCTGTCGGGCTACGATTACAACATACAGGATGCTGACTCGTCCACCTGCACACCTGGGAGACCCCCTATGCCACTTCCTATGCCAGTTGCTGTAGATGGGAGAAGATTCAGACCCTTTTGGCTGCCTCACAACATGAACGACGTCTACACTGTCTTCAGAGTGAGTCCTGTGGAGGGATGGCATCTTAAATGAATTACACTTATCCATTTGAAATATGAAAACAATGTCAAGTTACTGTACTACTTTTGGTAGCCATTTGAAATGGGCACATTCTCTCTTTGACCAGGACTTGTGTAGCTCAGACCTGTAGCTTTCTCTTTTCAGGATATTGGAATGAAAATCCTGACTAACTCTGACGTGAGGAAGCCAGTCAACTGTGATGAGTACTTTAGTATGTCAATGTTCTAACATGCAACAACATGTCCCATGGTAAATGTTTTGGAATATAAAGACTACATCTAACTAGTTTAGTTTTCATACACAAGCTGTCAACCTTAATGGTAAATATTCTACTGGATACAGTAGAAATTCAGACATGTTGGGAATGACCATGAACCCCAATTCCATACCCCAGTGATGATGGCCAAACCCCAAGCGCTTCCAGGCTCCCCTGGCCCGATGGCCCCCCAGAGAGGTCCAGAAAAAGCAGAGACTGTGCGAACATATTTCCCTGAGACCTGGATCTGGGACCTAGTGCCTGTTGGGTAAAGCCAATACCGATTTTTATGGTTGTTCAATAAACTTGCGTCATTTTAGCTCAAGCGCAGCGTCAGAATTACTGTGGGACTTGACCCCAGAATACTTGGACCAACTTATTCATCATTGCTAGATGTCAAATGAGAACCACTGAGTAGCCTGGGCATGCAGTTGGCTCCTTCTAGACCTAACCTTCCAGTTTGTCCCTCTGCAGAAACTCTGGCTCAGTGACGGTTCAGAAGACCGTCCCTGACACCATCACTCAGTGGGCTGCCGGGGCTTTCTGCATGTCCCCTGTGGGTCTGGGGCTGGCTCCCAGTACGGCCCTCACGGCCTTCCAGCCCTTCTTCGTCAGTCTCACCCTACCGTACTCGGTCATCCGCGGCGAGGTGTTTGCCCTCCGGGCCACTGTCTTCAACTACCTCACCAAGTGCATCATGGTAAATATGAACTTTTTGGGTTCGGTCCTGcttaattgggggggggggggggggatatggaGTTTGATGTACTGGTGTCACAATCACTGAAACCAGGGGTTCCACTGACCGATACTTGATGGGAAGGTGTCCTGTCTTTGATCCTCAGGTGAAGGTGACACTGTCAAAATCAGACCAGTTCTGCATAAAAACCTGTGGTGGTTACCagtaccagctgtgtgtgtgtcccggcGAGAGCCGAACTTTCCGTTGGATTATCACCCCCACTGCCCTAGGTGAGGTGAAGGGGGAGTGTGGCCAGTGAGGTGAGCCACCAGGCAAAGACTTGAATCCTGTTTCAAATTGTCTttaggggaggtgagtgtgaagGTGAGTGCAGAGGCCATAAAGACCACGGTTCTCTGTGGTAAGGAGTTGCCCATTGTTCCAGAGAGGGGTCGCATTGACACGGTGATCCAGACGTTGTTGGTGGAGGTGAGTGCGTCATAATAATCAAGGGTTCACACCCATTTGAACCTAGTCAATGTGTAGAACGTGTGACCCTTGAGCTGTTTTGCTTCATGTTGCTCCTCTAGGCTGAGGGCACCCAGGAGACTGTCAGCTACAACATTCTGCTCTGCCCTGCAGGTGAACCTGCCGCTGGTGGTCTCATGACACTGGTGGGTTACAGATCTGTTGGTTGAGGTTTTCGATGGGTAATGCTCTTGTCCACTTGTCTCTAGGCGGTGCGGTAGTGGAGAAGCTCTTTTTGCGGCTGCCGGCCGTGTTTGTGATTGGATCTGCCAAGGCATCGCTCTCTGTCCTGGGTGAGAACCACCAGTACTGTATCCTCACCCTTCAGTACTACTGTAGATGCAGTGTTTTGCGACATTTCATTGGCTCCTATAAACGGGAATCGTTTCGACTTGATGGTGCCACAGGATCCCATGTAATGTTTTCCCCGACAACGTTACTGATCCTTGCTGGCCTCCTAGGTGACCTGATGGGCCGAGCTTTGAAGAACCTGGACAGCCTGCTGGCCATGCCCTCTGGCTGCGGGGAGCAGACCATGCTTCAGTTTGCTCCCAACGTCTACATCCTGGCGTACCTGCAGAGCACCCAGCAGCTTACGCCTCAGATCAGGGACAGGGCCGTAGCCTTCCTGCAGGGTGGTGAGTCAGAGGGCTGGACGGTTAGGAGACGCGTGCTGGTTAAAGGGTCCGCACGGTGGTCATCCTACCGTGCTAGGACGCCATTTATTTACTACTTTTTATTCAGGTTCCAAAGCATGATGCATCTTTTTGAATGCTTAGCCTACACACACTATGATCTGTggaaaggaaaaaaaggaaaaatgacAAATGTGCACTACAATACCAGCACTTGTCACGCATGCTTGGATGAATGGGAAGGGTTGGCTTGCTGGCTCATGAAGGTGTTGGGTGTTTTCTGCTTTCGCATTCTCGTTAACGGCCGCGTTCTCGCAGGCTACCAGAATGAGCTCACCTACAAACACAGCGATGGCTCGTACAGCGCCTTTGGCGAAAGCGATGGGTCTGGCAACACCTGGTGAGTGAGCTCAAACGTGCTATACATGCCAAAGGCGCTGTAGTCACTACAAAACGGATCCGGTTTCTCGACTGATGGCACTACATAACTGTGTGCACGCCCACAGGTTGACCACCTtcgtaatgaagtctttcggaGGGGCGCGGCCCTTTATCTTTATCGACCCCGTCCACATCACCATGGCAGAATTATGGTTGGCCGGTCTGCAGCAGCCTACTGGCTGCATCACCTCTGTGGGGAGACTCTTCCACAATGACATGCAGgtaaaggagagaggtggaccaGTTCATTATAACCCATGTATTGTAGCACTATGATTGGCCAACTTTTGTTTCTAGTTCTCCTGAGTGACTTGTCTTTTCAGGGAGGGGTGAGCGATGACGTGTCCCTGACTGCCTATGTCACTGCTGCCCTTCTGGAGCTGGGACACAGCACCACTGTGAGTGGGAGCGACTGTCCGGTCTTGCTGTAACCTGCCCGTGACCTTACCCGTTAGCCTGACTCTGGCTGTGTCCCCAGGACCCCATGGTGACGAGATGTCTGACCTGCTTGCGGAGTGCTCTAGCGCTCCCACTGGACAACCTCTACACTGTTGCCCTGCTGTCTTACACCTTCACCCTGGCGGGGGACCAGGTCACACGGAGAATGCTGGTTACACGCCTGGACCAGGCCTCCATCATCGCAGGTACTTGGCCAGTTGGTTGAATGGACAAATGGCTATTTTTGTAGCAATCCAGTGGTGGGTACAACAATTTCTTTTTTGTGGCGATCCAGTCTGTGATTACCCCTGCAACTCTCACACCCACCTGCAGATGGTGCTCGTCACTGGGAGAGATCTGCCACTCCTGGCAGTGGCCTGAACTCCATTGATGTGGAGATGACCTCGTACGTGCTGCTTGCACTTCTCTCTGGGCCGATTATGAATGACTTTGGAGTGGCCTATGCAGTCGGCATAGTCCGCTGGCTAGTCAGGCAACAGAACCCCTATGGAGGATTCTCTTCCACACAAGTACGAACATGCTTTTCTACTTTTAACGTGAGCCAATCCCACATACCGTCTGTTTAAATGAATCCAAACTGACTGTGTTTTCCGTCTTTTTACTAGGACACTGTGGTGGCGCTACAAGCCTTGGCCAAGTACGGTGCTGCCACCTACAGTCCGGAAGGTGCCACTAGCGTGGCGGTGACCTCTGCCAGTGGCTGGAGACGAGACTTCACGGTGAACCAGCAGAACCGTCTGCTGTACCAGGAACAGCCACTACAGGATGTTCCTGGAGAGTACACCATCCGCGTTGAAGGGCAGAGCTGCGTGTTTATCCAGGTCAGACTTCTGGACCCGATAAACGACACGGATCCAACCTTGCTGCGGTTGTCTGACCAATGTCCAATGCGTTTCAGATCTCTCTCCATTACAACATCCCCCCTCGTCCAGACTTCTCAAGCTTTACCTTGACTGTTGAGGTGGGAGGGTTATGTAAACCCAAACCCTCCCTCAAGGTAGTGGTTACAGTCAGGTACTGATCCTCTTAGAACAACTCTAGCACTTTGAATGCAATACAAACAATTTTTGTACGGTTAAAGCAAGATGTATTCTGAGATATGACTTGcctgtttaaaatgtatttttaggtACAATGCTCAAAGGAAAGAGACCAACATGGTCATTATTGACTTTAAACTACTTTCTGGCTTTATACTGGACAAGAGC
The sequence above is drawn from the Osmerus eperlanus chromosome 15, fOsmEpe2.1, whole genome shotgun sequence genome and encodes:
- the LOC134034645 gene encoding alpha-2-macroglobulin-like protein 1; amino-acid sequence: MLCLALVILTMLLQTATSRQLNEDVYLVTMSSQVVGGSMESLCAHIHNPSEPLSLRVILQLVQGQPAMLLEKTGINNDFYSCISFRVPLVVLDTVATLSVSVTGGVESMLKDTKILIRPASLITLVQTDKPIYKPGQKVLFRVVSLTSGFGSYDQMYKTVEIQDPNSNRIAQWLNQPTVSAILDLSHPTTPEAAQGRYTITIWNERDEQTSTGFDLKEYVLPKYEVTVSLPSVITIQDTEVTLRVCGKYTYGKPVLGSVTVKVCRKSFEFFRRPGGGGSDICEKYNMAVSGPTGCAAQVVNVISFGVSQWGYQDLFEVQAEIEESGTGVVLKGSGSATFTSVIRQVTFEDVSAYYKPGVSYQGKIKMMRPDSSPAANEPVFLFLTGGGPLVNWTLTTDSNGIVVFSLVTTLWTDSVSLQARSRLEEVDFLSGQERKPEYTQAYHYITAFYSKSKSSVSLQYANQIFSCEANAAILATYIIKGNEWNASRRTLDFFYMVMSRGSVLRHGRISVSLMEDSDNQGDLLVPLRNVAELAPVAQVVVYAIMPSGVIVADSLDFPVQLCLKNKVSLQFASPQELPGEGTSLRLTAHPGSLCSVRAIDQSVLLLQPEEELSVKSVYRLLPVQKLSGYDYNIQDADSSTCTPGRPPMPLPMPVAVDGRRFRPFWLPHNMNDVYTVFRDIGMKILTNSDVRKPVNCDEYFMMMAKPQALPGSPGPMAPQRGPEKAETVRTYFPETWIWDLVPVGNSGSVTVQKTVPDTITQWAAGAFCMSPVGLGLAPSTALTAFQPFFVSLTLPYSVIRGEVFALRATVFNYLTKCIMVKVTLSKSDQFCIKTCGGYQYQLCVCPGESRTFRWIITPTALGEVSVKVSAEAIKTTVLCGKELPIVPERGRIDTVIQTLLVEAEGTQETVSYNILLCPAGGAVVEKLFLRLPAVFVIGSAKASLSVLGDLMGRALKNLDSLLAMPSGCGEQTMLQFAPNVYILAYLQSTQQLTPQIRDRAVAFLQGGYQNELTYKHSDGSYSAFGESDGSGNTWLTTFVMKSFGGARPFIFIDPVHITMAELWLAGLQQPTGCITSVGRLFHNDMQGGVSDDVSLTAYVTAALLELGHSTTDPMVTRCLTCLRSALALPLDNLYTVALLSYTFTLAGDQVTRRMLVTRLDQASIIADGARHWERSATPGSGLNSIDVEMTSYVLLALLSGPIMNDFGVAYAVGIVRWLVRQQNPYGGFSSTQDTVVALQALAKYGAATYSPEGATSVAVTSASGWRRDFTVNQQNRLLYQEQPLQDVPGEYTIRVEGQSCVFIQISLHYNIPPRPDFSSFTLTVEVGGLCKPKPSLKVVVTVRYNAQRKETNMVIIDFKLLSGFILDKSSLDALKTTNAVKRVDEKDGNVIIYVERLMQKEPMSFTLFILENFSVKNLKPAVVKVYDYYKTSDAAVVGYSSSCA